Proteins from a single region of Anastrepha ludens isolate Willacy chromosome 5, idAnaLude1.1, whole genome shotgun sequence:
- the LOC128864835 gene encoding uncharacterized protein LOC128864835: protein MSNSIKTRDSALNAIKRYMAKSIDEAFTMDAENIASYLQLLSEQWVRFNVAQDAVEITCGADVIEIEENVRIQAETWYSTASANFSRVKNCRTNSQDSSTKASVSTVIRLPKMELPTFSGDSTEWIGFFDAFSSLVDNNSALSDGQKLHYLRSCLKGDALKIISGFKICDANYVEAWGLLTSRYKVIRVIVESHLRALAEIKRATHDNADAIKGVIDAFQQHIRELKALGRPIEFWDDWLVHEVVSKLAFETRKQWELSLVSDDPPSFEQLITFLEIRCRSLSMFSSSTTSVPIKVKTASASKSTNVFHTVSKQSNVCAYCNGPHKIYSCEKFRELDLSTKSQFVKQGRICFNCLSLGHYKDRCNSDSTCRMCKQRHHTLLHGALQSTTVTAVNNYATHSLCAADATSKVSAKAFELPASVDVPRVSSCLNSSSNPPIAVERVVLLSTALVKVRDCSGNWQPARALFDSGSHASFVTEACVQRLGLPRSTSEVNITGIGSAQGGRARGEVSLSLSSFSTNQCFTVKTLILSKITSDLPTQTIATSSWPHIRGLFLADPHFMKPGRVDILIGMDVMDQLICTELRKGPSGAPMAQLTVFGWTLFGSVNGSESDMPRLQSLHCDVHLDRALNKLWELEEAPQKTYLTHEERYCEDHFETTHRREPNGRFVVELPLKPDVALGESRNFAIRNLLRLERRLACDSDLRLRYNEFMNELIDMKHMQVTSETMNPTYYMPHHPVLKESSTTTKLRVVFNASAKSTSGNSLNDALFIGPQLQEDLYSILLRFRTHRYAVTADVAKMYRQICVSLKHADLQRIVWRSHPSLPIQDFRMVRVTYGVAAASHLAVRSLQQTARDSSNGCARAVSVILKDFYMDDLLTGASSKEELRLLQQNISEILREGGFELRKWASNCAELIASISNASTNISHYIVDDKDVHALGLIWNTEGDYLTFTINLREPPVKLTKRIFLSDASTLFDPLGLLAPATINSKIWFQDIWRTKVGWDDIIPESIATKWLEHRIELKQLAHLKVNRWFGTEVAGSFTQLHVFADASERAYAAVLYARTTQSDGSITVSLISSKTKVAPLKPTTLPRLELCAAHLAAKLVRSVLHCWSEIRYPLFAWTDSTITLAWLQAHPSRWVTFIANRVADIQEVLPPECWNHVRSEQNPADCASRGITPSELLRHQLWWAGPIFLKSTEQLWKQKKSKEHTTELGIRNSIRAHVTNSTDYWSVMTKYSSYSKLRRVISYVLRFLTNIRANRRLNVIKRFGTPSCQELFEAELRLISAKRPIPLRSSLLRLQPFLDETCVLRVGGRIKNDEVAPDVKHPIILPKNCPLAKLIICEIHKVTLHAGPRIMQTVLQRRYWVIGARSLIRNIYHKCVKCTYLNRNLTTQVMGDLPVIRTTYARCFTHTAVDFAGPYLYKFTQGRGAKATKGYICSFICMCTGAMHLEFVGDLSTPAFLNAFKRFTNRRGFCKVMTSDNGTNFVGAEKELRIAFQQCMADIKLRSFFADSNIEWRFNPPAAPHMGGYWETGVKRVKYHLKRVLGEVPLSYEEFNTLLTEIEACVNSRPLCDNSEAAGDLEVLTPGHFIVGEPLKSIPEPEGQGFRGNLRQRWQAISAMRQHFWRRWRDEYLVSLQRRTKWFRSSRNIEEGDVVAVFNEPNPPTKWTIARVIKCHHGTDGRVRVVTLKTPHGELVRPIVKLCLLPTKGDLFHEETNNLS from the exons atgtcgaattctaTTAAAACGCGCGATTCCGCTCTCAATGCCATTAAACGGTATATGGCAAAAAGTATTGATGAGGCATTCACTATggatgcagagaatattgcaagCTACCTTCAGTTATTGAGTGAACAGTGGGTTCGTTTTAACGTTGCTCAAGACGCTGTAGAAATTACGTGTGGTGCCGATGttattgaaattgaagaaaatgtgcGTATCCAAGCCGAAACTTGGTACTCTACAGCTTCAGCTAACTTTAGCCGCGTGAAAAATTGTCGTACTAATTCGCAAGATAGCTCCACAAAGGCATCTGTGTCCACGGTTATACGTTTACCGAAAATGGAGTTGCCCACATTCTCCGGTGACTCTACAGAATGGATTGGTTTTTTCGACGCGTTTTCTTCGTTAGTTGATAATAACTCTGCATTATCAGATGGACAAAAGTTGCACTATCTCCGAAGCTGCTTGAAAGGTGACGCGTTGAAAATTATCAGTGGTTTTAAAATATGTGACGCAAATTACGTTGAAGCTTGGGGTCTATTAACATCGCGGTATAAGGTTATTCGTGTAATTGTGGAATCTCACCTTCGCGCGTTGGCTGAAATTAAAAGAGCTACGCATGACAATGCTGACGCAATCAAAGGTGTAATTGATGCGTTCCAACAGCATATTCGCGAGCTTAAAGCGTTGGGTCGTCCGATTGAGTTTTGGGATGATTGGTTGGTACATGAGGTCGTCAGTAAGTTGGCATTCGAAACGCGTAAGCAGTGGGAGTTATCGCTCGTTAGTGATGATCCTCCATCTTTTGAGcaactaataacatttttagAGATAAGATGCCGATCGTtatcgatgttttcgtcgtcaaCAACATCAGTACCAATTAAGGTTAAAACTGCATCAGCAAGCAAGTCGACAAATGTGTTCCACACGGTATCAAAACAAAGTAACGTGTGTGCATATTGTAATGGACCTCATAAAATTTACAGTTGTGAAAAATTTCGTGAATTGGACTTGTCTACAAAATCACAGTTCGTGAAGCAAGGTCGCATATGCTTCAACTGCTTAAGTTTAGGTCACTATAAAGACCGTTGTAATAGTGATTCCACTTGCCGCATGTGTAAACAACGTCATCACACTCTGTTGCACGGTGCTTTGCAGTCAACGACCGTTACCGCAGTGAACAATTACGCGACGCATTCGTTATGCGCTGCTGACGCCACATCAAAGGTAAGCGCAAAAGCTTTTGAACTTCCAGCAAGCGTCGACGTTCCACGCGTTTCTTCATGCTTGAACTCGAGCTCCAATCCACCCATAGCTGTAGAAAGAGTTGTGCTGTTATCCACCGCATTAGTGAAGGTACGCGACTGTTCTGGTAATTGGCAGCCCGCACGTGCACTTTTCGATTCTGGATCACATGCTTCCTTTGTAACCGAAGCGTGTGTGCAACGCTTAGGCCTGCCGCGATCAACATCTGAAGTTAACATTACTGGAATTGGGTCAGCGCAAGGAGGACGAGCTAGAGGTGAAGTATCACtttctctttcttctttctCTACAAATCAATGCTTTACTGTCAAAACGTTAATTCTGTCTAAAATTACAAGCGACTTGCCAACACAGACTATAGCTACTTCATCGTGGCCACATATCCGAGGTTTGTTTTTAGCCGATCCCCATTTTATGAAGCCTGGACGGGTCGATATATTGATTGGAATGGACGTTATGGATCAACTGATCTGTACAGAACTTCGTAAGGGTCCATCTGGAGCTCCTATGGCTCAACTGACGGTCTTTGGGTGGACTCTGTTTGGAAGCGTGAATGGATCTGAGTCTGATATGCCACGCTTACAGTCGTTACATTGCGATGTTCATTTGGATCGAGCATTGAACAAGTTATGGGAGTTAGAGGAAGCTCCGCAAAAAACGTATCTTACGCATGAGGAGCGTTACTGTGAAGACCATTTTGAAACAACGCATCGAAGGGAACCTAACGGACGGTTTGTCGTCGAATTGCCGCTGAAGCCCGATGTAGCTCTGGGAGAGTCGCGAAACTTTGCTATCCGGAATTTGTTACGACTTGAAAGAAGACTCGCTTGTGACTCCGATCTTCGTTTACGCTACAATGAATTCATGAATGAACTTATTGACATGAAACATATGCAGGTCACGTCAGAGACTATGAATCCAACGTATTATATGCCTCATCATCCTGTTTTAAAGGAAAGTAGTACCACGACCAAATTGAGGGTTGTATTTAACGCGTCCGCAAAATCAACTTCCGGAAATTCGCTGAATGACGCATTATTTATAGGACCTCAATTGCAGGAAGATTTATACTCCATCTTACTTCGCTTTAGAACACACCGCTATGCTGTAACAGCAGATGTCGCCAAAATGTATCGTCAAATCTGTGTATCCTTAAAACACGCCGATTTGCAACGCATCGTATGGCGTAGCCACCCATCCCTGCCTATCCAAGATTTTCGCATGGTTCGCGTAACGTACGGAGTGGCAGCTGCGTCTCATCTAGCTGTCCGATCACTTCAACAGACGGCAAGAGATTCGTCGaatggttgtgctagggctgttAGTGTTATTCTCAAGGATTTTTACATGGATGATCTACTTACTGGTGCATCTAGTAAAGAAGAACTTCGATtgttgcagcaaaatatttccgAAATATTGAGGGAAGGGGGGTTTGAACTTCGTAAGTGGGCATCGAACTGCGCTGAACTAATCGCAAGCATTTCCAATGCATCTACGAACATATCACATTATATTGTCGACGATAAGGATGTTCACGCTTTAGGTCTTATCTGGAACACAGAAGGAGACTACCTCACGTTTACTATTAACTTGAGGGAACCGCCAGTTAAGTTGACCAAGCGTATATTTCTATCAGATGCAAGTACGCTCTTCGATCCTCTGGGCCTACTTGCTCCCGCtactataaattcaaaaatttggtttcaagACATATGGCGCACTAAGGTAGGTTGGGATGATATCATTCCTGAGTCTATCGCAACGAAGTGGTTGGAGCATCGCATAGAGCTCAAGCAATTGGCACATTTGAAGGTGAACCGTTGGTTTGGTACTGAAGTAGCTGGGTCATTTACGCAATTGCACGTATTCGCAGACGCGTCCGAGCGCGCTTACGCCGCCGTCTTGTATGCACGAACAACACAAAGCGACGGTAGCATTACAGTGTCATTAATTTCGTCGAAAACCAAAGTAGCTCCGCTTAAGCCGACAACGTTGCCACGTCTTGAATTATGCGCCGCTCATCTTGCTGCTAAACTAGTGCGAAGCGTGCTGCACTGCTGGTCTGAAATCCGTTATCCGCTTTTCGCTTGGACTGATTCTACTATAACATTGGCATGGTTACAAGCTCACCCCAGCAGATGGGTGACATTTATAGCCAACCGCGTAGCTGATATTCAAGAAGTTTTGCCTCCCGAATGTTGGAACCACGTTCGTTCTGAACAGAATCCTGCAGATTGTGCTTCAAGAGGTATAACTCCCTCCGAATTATTACGTCATCAATTATGGTGGGCTGGTCCTATTTTCCTGAAAAGCACTGAACAATTATGGAAGCAGAAAAAATCTAAAGAGCACACTACAGAGCTGGGCATACGAAATAGTATTCGTGCTCATGTGACTAATTCTACAGATTATTGGTCCGTGATGACAAAATACTCATCGTATTCTAAGCTGCGTCGAGTTATTTCCTACGTTTTACGCTTTTTGACTAACATTCGGGCTAACAGACGGCTTAATGTTATAAAGCGTTTTGGTACACCGAGTTGCCAAGAGTTATTTGAAGCTGAACTTCGCCTAATAAG CGCTAAAAGACCAATCCCACTTCGCAGTAGTCTTTTGCGTCTGCAGCCCTTTCTGGATGAGACTTGTGTTCTACGTGTTGgaggaagaataaaaaatgatgAAGTCGCTCCAGATGTTAAGCATCCCATTATCTTGCCTAAGAATTGTCCGCTTGCTAAGTTAATAATCTGCGAAATACACAAGGTCACTTTGCACGCTGGGCCCCGCATTATGCAAACTGTCTTGCAACGTCGTTATTGGGTTATCGGAGCTCGTAGCTTGATCCGTAATATATACCATAAGTGCGTGAAATGCACTTATTTGAACCGCAATCTTACCACACAAGTCATGGGTGATCTACCTGTCATTCGCACAACCTACGCCCGTTGTTTTACTCACACTGCTGTTGACTTCGCTGGACCTTACCTCTACAAATTCACCCAAGGAAGAGGAGCTAAGGCTACCAAAGGCTACATCTGTTCGTTCATTTGTATGTGCACTGGTGCGATGCATCTCGAATTTGTTGGTGACCTGTCAACACCAGCTTTCCtaaatgcgtttaaaaggtTCACAAATCGTCGAGGTTTTTGTAAGGTCATGACATCAGATAACGGTACAAATTTCGTTGGAGCCGAGAAGGAGTTGCGCATTGCATTTCAACAGTGCATGGCTGATATTAAACTTCGCTCATTCTTTGCGGACTCGAATATCGAATGGCGATTTAATCCACCGGCTGCACCCCATATGGGAGGTTACTGGGAGACCGGAGTCAAACGTGTTAAGTATCATTTAAAACGCGTATTAGGAGAAGTTCCACTATCATACGAAGAGTTCAACACACTTTTGACTGAAATAGAAGCTTGCGTAAACTCTCGTCCACTCTGTGACAACTCTGAAGCTGCTGGTGACTTAGAAGTTTTAACTCCCGGACATTTCATAGTCGGTGAACCGCTTAAGTCAATACCGGAACCTGAGGGTCAAGGGTTTCGTGGAAATCTTCGACAGCGATGGCAagcaatttctgccatgagacaaCATTTCTGGCGTCGTTGGAGAGACGAGTACCTCGTGAGCTTACAACGTCGCACTAAATGGTTTCGTTCTTCACGCAACATTGAAGAAGGGGATGTGGTTGCTGTATTCAACGAGCCTAATCCTCCGACGAAGTGGACGATTGCACGAGTGATCAAATGCCATCATGGTACCGAtggacgcgtaagagtagttacGTTGAAAACACCGCATGGCGAATTGGTTCGCCCTATAGTCAAACTTTGCCTTTTGCCAACGAAAGGAGATTTATTTCATGAAGAAACTAATAACTTATCGTAA